A region from the Mesorhizobium sp. J8 genome encodes:
- a CDS encoding PrkA family serine protein kinase produces MRENQSDVFDLFSEIYSNAAQEEISLQQYLLACREDKSMYASAPERMVEAIGEPNLIDTSKDERLGRIFSNRTIKIYPSFSDFYGMEDTIERIAGYFRYASQGLEERKQILYLLGPVGGGKSSLAERLKKLMEERPIYTLKVGNQISPIFESPLGLFHPDRMGDLLEDKYGIARRRLNGLISPWAAKRLDELNGDISKFSVVKLMPSRLRQIAIAKTEPGDENNQDVSALVGKVDIRQLENFSQSDPDAYSYSGGLNRTTQGLLEFVEMFKAPIKVLHPLLTATQEGSYNGTENFGAFPYQGIVVAHSNESEWQQFKNNKNNEAFLDRILVVKVPYCLRITEERHIYEKLLRESELANSPCAPEVLDILSRFTVSTRLAEHENSPLYTKMRAYDGENLKEVDPKAKSVQEYRDAAGVDEGMTGVSTRFAFKILSQTFNYDTKEVAADPVHLMYILEEAIKREQFPKETEAAYLEFIKSELATRYAEFIGHEIQKAYLESYSEYGQNLFDRYIAYADAWIEDQDYKDPDTGQILNREVLDKELSQVEKPAGIANPKDFRNEVVKFTLRARARNHGRNPSWTSYEKLREVIEKRMFGQVEDLLPVISFGSKQDSVTEKRHNEFVQRMMERGYTQRQVRRLVDWYMRVNKAG; encoded by the coding sequence ATGCGCGAAAACCAATCCGACGTCTTCGATCTGTTTTCGGAGATTTATTCCAACGCGGCCCAGGAAGAGATCAGCCTCCAGCAATATCTGCTGGCCTGCCGTGAGGACAAATCCATGTACGCCTCGGCGCCCGAGCGTATGGTCGAGGCGATCGGCGAGCCGAATCTGATCGACACCAGCAAGGACGAGCGGCTCGGCCGCATCTTCTCCAACCGCACCATCAAGATCTATCCCTCCTTCTCCGACTTCTACGGAATGGAAGACACGATCGAGCGCATCGCCGGATATTTCCGCTATGCCTCGCAAGGTCTCGAGGAGCGCAAGCAGATCCTCTACCTTCTTGGCCCGGTCGGCGGCGGCAAGTCCTCGCTCGCCGAACGGCTGAAGAAGCTGATGGAGGAGCGGCCGATCTACACGCTCAAGGTCGGCAACCAGATCAGCCCGATATTCGAATCGCCGCTTGGCCTTTTCCATCCTGATCGCATGGGCGATCTGCTGGAGGATAAGTACGGCATAGCCCGCCGCCGCCTGAATGGGCTGATCTCGCCCTGGGCGGCCAAGCGCCTGGATGAGCTGAACGGCGACATCTCCAAATTCAGCGTCGTCAAGCTGATGCCGTCGCGGCTGCGCCAGATAGCGATCGCCAAGACCGAACCCGGCGACGAGAACAACCAGGACGTCTCGGCCCTGGTCGGCAAGGTCGACATCAGGCAATTGGAGAATTTCAGCCAGTCCGACCCGGACGCCTATTCCTACAGCGGCGGCCTCAACCGGACGACGCAAGGATTGCTCGAATTCGTCGAGATGTTCAAGGCGCCCATCAAGGTCCTGCATCCGTTGCTGACCGCAACCCAGGAAGGCAGCTACAACGGCACCGAGAATTTCGGCGCCTTTCCCTATCAGGGCATCGTCGTCGCCCATTCCAACGAGTCGGAATGGCAGCAGTTCAAGAACAACAAGAACAACGAGGCCTTCCTCGACCGCATCCTCGTGGTCAAGGTTCCCTATTGCCTTCGCATCACCGAAGAACGGCACATCTACGAGAAGCTGCTGCGCGAGAGCGAGTTGGCGAACAGCCCCTGCGCGCCCGAGGTACTGGACATCCTCAGCCGCTTCACCGTCTCGACCCGCCTTGCCGAGCATGAGAACTCGCCGCTCTACACAAAGATGCGCGCCTATGACGGCGAGAACCTCAAGGAGGTCGATCCGAAGGCGAAGTCGGTCCAGGAATATCGCGATGCGGCCGGCGTCGATGAAGGCATGACCGGGGTCAGCACCCGCTTCGCCTTCAAGATCCTGTCGCAGACCTTCAACTACGACACCAAGGAGGTGGCGGCCGACCCGGTGCACCTGATGTACATCCTCGAGGAGGCGATCAAGCGCGAGCAATTCCCGAAGGAGACGGAAGCCGCCTATCTCGAGTTCATCAAGTCGGAACTCGCGACGCGCTATGCCGAGTTCATCGGCCACGAGATCCAGAAGGCCTATCTGGAATCCTACAGCGAGTACGGTCAGAACCTCTTCGATCGCTACATCGCCTACGCCGATGCCTGGATCGAGGATCAGGACTACAAGGATCCCGACACCGGCCAGATCCTCAACCGCGAGGTGCTGGACAAGGAACTGTCGCAGGTCGAGAAGCCCGCCGGCATCGCCAACCCCAAGGACTTCCGCAACGAGGTGGTCAAATTCACGTTGCGCGCCCGGGCGCGCAACCATGGCCGCAATCCCTCCTGGACGAGCTATGAAAAGCTTCGCGAGGTCATCGAGAAGCGCATGTTCGGTCAGGTCGAGGATCTGTTGCCGGTGATCAGCTTTGGCTCCAAGCAGGACAGCGTCACGGAGAAGCGGCATAATGAATTCGTGCAGCGCATGATGGAGCGCGGCTACACCCAGCGGCAGGTGCGACGGCTGGTCGACTGGTACATGCGCGTGAACAAGGCGGGCTGA
- a CDS encoding YeaH/YhbH family protein, which yields MPIFIDRRLNPKDKSLGNRQRFLRRAREELKRSIRDQVRTGGIAEVDREHAVPMPRKGTSEPTFGDDKASGQRQHILPGNRTFSPGDLIAKPGGGGGFGSAPGTMESEDDFRFVLSREEVLDLFFEDLELPDLVKLNLKQILSFKPRRAGFAASGAPTNINVGRTMRNSHGRRIALRRPKQEELDAIARQIAELEAKPASPAVRERIATLREQLERLERRRRRIAYVDPVDIRFNRFDPQPVPNANAVMFCLMDVSGSMGEREKDLAKRFFVLLHLFLTRRYERIEVVFIRHTHEAKEVDEHTFFYHTESGGTVVSTALEEMHRIIEERYPVAEWNIYAAQASDGDNFATDSERCIELLDRKLMRLCQYFAYVEIIDERESHIFGSTENGTSLWRAYNAVDGKWPNFQMRRIAAPADIYPVFRQLFARQPDLRKSA from the coding sequence ATGCCGATCTTCATCGACCGCCGCCTGAACCCGAAGGACAAGAGCCTGGGCAATCGCCAGCGCTTCCTCAGGCGCGCGCGCGAGGAGCTCAAGCGCAGCATCCGCGACCAGGTCCGCACCGGCGGTATCGCCGAGGTCGACCGCGAACATGCCGTGCCGATGCCTCGCAAAGGCACCAGCGAACCGACCTTCGGCGACGACAAGGCAAGCGGCCAGCGCCAGCACATCCTGCCCGGCAACAGGACATTCAGCCCCGGCGATCTTATCGCCAAGCCGGGCGGCGGCGGCGGCTTTGGATCCGCCCCGGGGACCATGGAATCAGAAGACGACTTCCGTTTCGTGCTGTCGCGCGAGGAAGTGCTCGATCTTTTCTTCGAGGACCTCGAACTGCCCGATCTGGTCAAGCTCAACCTCAAGCAGATACTGAGCTTTAAGCCGAGACGGGCGGGCTTCGCGGCAAGCGGGGCGCCGACCAACATCAATGTCGGACGCACGATGCGCAACAGCCATGGGCGGCGCATAGCACTGAGGCGCCCCAAACAGGAGGAGCTCGACGCGATCGCCAGGCAGATCGCCGAGCTGGAAGCGAAGCCGGCAAGTCCTGCGGTGCGCGAACGCATCGCCACCCTGCGCGAACAGCTCGAGCGGCTTGAGCGCCGGCGCAGGCGCATCGCCTATGTCGACCCGGTCGATATCCGCTTCAATCGCTTCGATCCCCAGCCCGTGCCCAACGCGAATGCGGTCATGTTCTGCCTGATGGACGTCTCGGGCTCGATGGGAGAGCGCGAGAAGGATCTGGCCAAACGCTTCTTCGTGCTGCTGCATCTTTTCCTGACGCGCCGCTACGAGCGCATCGAGGTCGTCTTCATCCGCCACACCCACGAAGCCAAGGAGGTGGACGAACATACATTCTTCTACCACACCGAAAGCGGCGGCACGGTCGTCTCCACCGCGCTCGAGGAAATGCACCGCATCATCGAGGAACGCTATCCGGTCGCCGAATGGAACATCTACGCCGCCCAGGCCTCCGACGGCGACAATTTCGCCACCGACTCCGAGCGCTGCATAGAACTGCTCGACCGCAAGCTCATGCGGCTTTGCCAGTATTTCGCCTATGTGGAGATCATCGACGAGCGGGAAAGCCATATCTTCGGCTCGACCGAGAACGGGACGTCGCTCTGGCGGGCTTACAACGCCGTCGACGGGAAATGGCCGAACTTCCAGATGAGGCGCATCGCCGCGCCGGCCGACATATACCCGGTCTTCCGGCAGCTCTTCGCCAGGCAGCCTGATCTGCGCAAGAGCGCTTGA
- a CDS encoding SpoVR family protein produces the protein MVGQARKSELLFSGSDWDFKKLSRVYDEIEAVGREELRLDIYPVQMEVISSEQMLDAYSSVGMPLMYRHWSFGKRFLYDELLYRKGARGLAYEIVINSNPCIVYLMEENTMALQALVTAHAALGHNHFFKNNHLFRQWTDAGGILNYLDFAKSYIARCEERHGLAAVEAILDSAHALMEQGVFRYHRPPKLSSEQQREGLRERLEYEERSFNDLWRTLPPSQEKSKSEAGDENLAERKKSLNLPEENLLYFLEKNSLVLEPWQREIVRIVRVIAQYFYPQRQTQVMNEGCATFVHYTLMNTLFDRGRISEGAMLEILRNHSNVVFQPAFDDPRFSGINPYALGLDMMQDIQRISTAPTAEDRDWFPDIAGRGDWRDTLLDAWANHRDESFIRQYLSPTLIRKWRFFVLADGADEPHYEVASIHNERGYAKIRSALAQSYDIGASRPDIQVVDVDLLGDRHLRLQHTVKDGVMLEAESRDATLRHIRNLWGYDVSLAAIDGGTGATLSERWTKEL, from the coding sequence ATGGTCGGTCAGGCGCGCAAATCCGAACTGCTGTTTTCCGGGTCGGACTGGGATTTCAAGAAACTGTCCCGGGTCTATGACGAGATCGAAGCGGTCGGCCGCGAAGAGCTTCGCCTCGACATCTACCCGGTGCAGATGGAGGTCATCTCTTCCGAGCAGATGCTCGACGCCTATTCCTCGGTCGGCATGCCGCTGATGTACCGGCACTGGTCGTTCGGCAAGCGTTTCCTCTATGACGAGCTTCTCTACCGCAAGGGCGCGCGCGGCCTGGCCTATGAAATCGTCATCAACTCCAACCCCTGCATCGTCTACCTGATGGAAGAAAACACCATGGCGCTGCAGGCCCTGGTGACCGCCCATGCCGCGCTTGGGCACAACCATTTCTTCAAGAACAATCATCTCTTCCGGCAGTGGACGGACGCCGGCGGCATTTTGAACTATCTGGATTTTGCCAAGAGCTATATCGCCCGATGCGAGGAAAGGCATGGCCTGGCCGCGGTCGAGGCGATTCTGGATTCGGCCCACGCGCTGATGGAGCAGGGCGTGTTCCGCTACCATCGGCCGCCGAAACTGTCATCGGAACAACAGCGCGAAGGGCTGCGCGAGCGCCTCGAATATGAGGAGCGCTCCTTCAACGATCTATGGCGGACGCTGCCGCCCTCGCAGGAGAAGAGCAAGTCGGAAGCAGGGGACGAAAACCTTGCCGAGCGGAAGAAATCGCTCAATCTGCCGGAGGAGAACCTGCTCTATTTCCTCGAGAAGAACAGCCTCGTCCTTGAGCCCTGGCAGCGCGAGATTGTCAGAATCGTGCGTGTCATCGCGCAATATTTCTACCCGCAGCGGCAAACCCAGGTGATGAACGAAGGCTGCGCCACCTTCGTCCATTACACGCTCATGAACACGCTGTTCGATCGCGGCCGCATCAGCGAAGGCGCCATGCTCGAGATCCTGCGCAACCACTCCAACGTGGTCTTTCAGCCGGCTTTTGACGACCCTCGCTTTTCCGGCATCAATCCCTATGCGCTCGGTCTCGACATGATGCAGGACATCCAGCGCATCTCGACCGCGCCGACCGCCGAGGACCGCGACTGGTTTCCCGACATCGCCGGCCGCGGCGACTGGCGCGACACCCTGCTCGACGCCTGGGCCAACCATCGCGACGAATCCTTCATCCGCCAGTATCTGAGCCCGACGCTGATCCGCAAATGGCGGTTCTTCGTGCTGGCCGACGGTGCCGACGAGCCGCATTATGAAGTCGCCTCCATCCACAACGAGCGTGGCTACGCCAAGATACGGTCGGCGCTGGCGCAAAGCTACGATATCGGCGCCAGCCGTCCCGACATCCAGGTGGTCGACGTCGACCTTCTCGGCGACCGGCACCTGCGGCTCCAGCACACGGTGAAGGACGGCGTGATGCTCGAGGCTGAAAGCCGCGACGCGACGCTGCGCCATATCCGCAACCTCTGGGGCTACGACGTCAGCCTGGCCGCGATCGACGGCGGAACCGGCGCAACGCTCAGCGAGCGCTGGACCAAGGAACTTTGA
- a CDS encoding HlyC/CorC family transporter: MNGAGWIVAAVLAAIVVLALLFHARLLAACGYALRPIEPPQGSERNGEDEEDDDARREGAAAGEERNRLEGLFDLDELEVSDVMVHRTNMRSVNADNAPEAVVREILTSPHTRMPLWKGSLDNIVGVLHAKDLLRALNEVGNDFSRIDVMKIAAKPWFVPDTTTLQDQLNAFLRRKAHFAIVVDEYGEVEGLVTLEDIIEEIVGEIADEHDVDMQGVKKEADGSVVVDGTVPIRDLNRALDWDLPDEEATTIAGLVIHETQSIPEEKQAFTFHGKRFVVMKRDKNRIARLRIRPAGEG, from the coding sequence ATGAACGGCGCCGGCTGGATCGTCGCCGCAGTCCTTGCCGCCATCGTGGTTTTGGCGCTTCTGTTCCACGCCCGGTTGCTTGCCGCTTGCGGCTATGCGTTGCGGCCGATCGAACCGCCGCAGGGCTCCGAGCGCAACGGCGAGGATGAAGAGGACGACGATGCCCGCCGCGAGGGCGCGGCTGCCGGTGAGGAGCGCAATCGGCTCGAGGGCCTCTTCGACCTCGATGAGCTCGAAGTGTCGGACGTCATGGTCCACCGCACCAATATGCGCTCGGTCAATGCCGACAATGCGCCCGAAGCGGTGGTGCGCGAGATCCTCACGAGTCCGCACACCCGAATGCCGCTGTGGAAGGGCTCGCTCGACAACATCGTCGGCGTCCTGCACGCGAAGGATCTGCTGAGGGCCCTCAACGAGGTCGGCAACGACTTTTCGCGGATCGATGTCATGAAGATCGCGGCGAAGCCGTGGTTCGTGCCGGACACCACCACCTTGCAGGACCAACTCAACGCCTTCCTGCGGCGAAAGGCGCATTTCGCCATCGTCGTCGACGAGTATGGCGAGGTGGAAGGACTGGTGACGCTGGAAGACATCATCGAGGAGATCGTCGGCGAGATCGCCGACGAGCACGATGTCGACATGCAGGGCGTGAAGAAGGAAGCCGACGGCTCGGTGGTCGTCGACGGCACGGTGCCGATCCGCGACCTGAACCGCGCGCTCGACTGGGACCTGCCCGACGAGGAGGCAACGACGATCGCCGGTCTCGTCATCCATGAGACGCAGTCGATCCCGGAGGAGAAGCAGGCGTTCACCTTCCACGGCAAGCGCTTCGTGGTGATGAAGCGCGACAAGAACCGTATTGCGAGGTTGAGGATCAGGCCCGCGGGCGAGGGCTGA
- the aroB gene encoding 3-dehydroquinate synthase: MSEAVKVEVGLGDRTYDILIGSGLLARSGEEVARRLPGTRAAIVTDENVAAGHLDTLKAGLEKGGIQSAVITLPAGEKTKSFAHLEEVVDGVLAAKLERRDVVIALGGGVIGDLAGFASGIVRRGMNFVQIPTSLLAQVDSSVGGKTGINSARGKNLVGVFHQPRLVLADTGVLDTLPIREFRAGYAELAKYGLIDRPGFFAWLEQNWRDVFAGGPARVEAIAEACRAKADVVARDEFETGDRALLNLGHTFGHALEAATQYDGARLVHGEGVAIGMALAHRFSARLNLASPDDAERVEAHLRAVGLPWRMADIPGGLPDAEALLGFITQDKKVSRGALTFILTRGIGQSFIAKDVPPSEVLAFLKVSHPG, from the coding sequence GTGAGCGAGGCGGTGAAGGTCGAGGTCGGGCTCGGCGACCGCACCTATGACATCCTCATCGGCTCGGGGCTCCTGGCGCGCTCGGGCGAAGAGGTCGCGCGCCGCCTTCCAGGCACTCGCGCGGCCATCGTCACCGACGAGAACGTCGCGGCCGGGCATCTCGACACGCTCAAGGCGGGGTTGGAGAAAGGCGGCATCCAGTCCGCCGTCATCACGCTGCCCGCCGGCGAAAAGACCAAGAGCTTCGCCCATCTTGAGGAGGTGGTCGACGGCGTGCTCGCCGCAAAGCTCGAACGCCGCGACGTGGTGATCGCGCTCGGCGGCGGCGTCATCGGCGACCTTGCCGGCTTCGCGTCCGGCATCGTGCGGCGCGGCATGAATTTCGTTCAGATTCCGACCTCGCTGCTGGCGCAGGTCGATTCCTCCGTCGGCGGCAAGACCGGCATCAACAGCGCCCGCGGCAAGAACCTTGTCGGCGTCTTCCACCAGCCCAGGCTGGTGCTTGCCGATACGGGCGTGCTCGATACGCTGCCGATCCGCGAGTTCCGCGCCGGCTATGCCGAGCTCGCCAAATACGGACTGATCGACCGCCCGGGCTTCTTCGCCTGGCTGGAACAGAACTGGCGGGACGTGTTCGCCGGCGGTCCGGCGCGCGTCGAGGCGATCGCCGAGGCCTGCCGCGCCAAGGCCGACGTCGTCGCCCGCGACGAGTTCGAGACCGGCGACCGCGCGCTGCTCAATCTCGGCCACACATTCGGCCACGCGCTGGAAGCCGCCACCCAATATGACGGCGCGCGCCTCGTCCATGGCGAGGGCGTCGCCATCGGCATGGCGCTGGCGCATCGTTTTTCGGCGCGGCTCAACCTGGCAAGCCCGGACGACGCGGAACGCGTCGAGGCGCATCTCAGGGCCGTCGGCCTGCCGTGGCGGATGGCCGACATTCCGGGCGGGCTGCCGGACGCCGAGGCGTTGCTCGGCTTCATTACCCAGGACAAGAAGGTCTCGCGCGGCGCGCTGACCTTCATCCTGACACGTGGCATCGGCCAGTCGTTCATCGCCAAGGACGTGCCGCCCTCGGAAGTGCTGGCTTTCCTCAAGGTGAGCCATCCCGGATGA